A single Pseudomonas sp. MM223 DNA region contains:
- the xerC_2 gene encoding Tyrosine recombinase XerC (*Name xerC_2), which yields MTPENLLREYLVDHDLRPASAKIYGAAMKKLEKNFGKAVDVESIDRRGVLALRNKLIDEGLSKRSWNTYSNHLRTIWGYGIEYGILPNTDVNPFKKTTVIAPKRPSKIIDGEAILRARRWLRSLADQEESTGSRARITPGWFWLATFEIFYYTGIRLNALLCIRLRDVDWDRQLILVRGETEKTHREFRIPIMDGLAPHMRRLLDEAARAGFAAEDQLFNVNRFSRYYKRHEMNSDQVEAMYKKLIVKLGVRMTPHRFRHTLATDLMKQPERNIHLTKNLLNHSNIATTMSYIEADYDHMRDVLHERSMQQGALRLVRRVDDSAAPNSRPGEGEQRIEPGRRRAIEQDHQGGGDPAPGHLLIEFKQICASALLPPEDLFQPSLLFSLMASTTGSTPFARSHSADAGTVYNARASPKL from the coding sequence ATGACGCCCGAGAATCTGCTCCGGGAATATCTAGTCGATCACGACCTCCGGCCGGCCAGTGCGAAAATCTACGGCGCGGCAATGAAGAAGCTGGAAAAGAACTTCGGCAAAGCTGTCGATGTGGAGTCTATCGATCGACGTGGCGTTCTCGCGTTGAGGAACAAGCTGATTGACGAAGGTCTATCGAAGCGCAGTTGGAACACCTACTCCAATCACCTCCGAACCATATGGGGGTATGGCATCGAGTACGGGATTCTTCCCAACACCGATGTGAACCCATTCAAGAAGACGACGGTAATTGCACCGAAGCGGCCGAGCAAAATCATTGACGGCGAAGCGATCCTCCGTGCGCGGCGCTGGCTCAGAAGCCTGGCTGACCAAGAGGAATCGACTGGCAGCCGCGCCAGGATCACGCCAGGGTGGTTCTGGCTCGCTACGTTCGAAATCTTCTACTACACGGGCATCCGGCTGAACGCACTGCTGTGCATTCGGCTTCGGGATGTCGACTGGGACCGCCAACTCATCCTAGTACGAGGCGAAACAGAGAAGACCCACCGGGAATTCCGGATCCCGATTATGGATGGTCTTGCGCCTCATATGCGTCGGTTGTTGGATGAAGCCGCTCGAGCTGGCTTCGCCGCCGAAGACCAACTCTTCAACGTCAATCGCTTCTCCCGCTATTACAAGCGGCATGAAATGAACTCCGACCAAGTCGAGGCGATGTACAAGAAGTTGATCGTCAAGCTCGGGGTTCGGATGACTCCGCACCGGTTCAGGCACACGCTTGCAACCGATCTGATGAAGCAGCCAGAAAGAAACATCCACCTCACCAAGAACCTGCTGAACCATTCGAACATCGCCACCACGATGAGCTACATCGAGGCCGACTATGACCACATGCGAGACGTGTTGCACGAGCGGAGCATGCAGCAGGGAGCATTACGTCTTGTACGGCGGGTGGATGACAGTGCTGCACCAAACTCGCGACCAGGTGAAGGCGAACAACGCATAGAGCCTGGCCGACGAAGAGCGATCGAACAAGATCATCAAGGAGGTGGCGACCCTGCACCAGGACATCTGCTGATTGAGTTCAAGCAGATCTGTGCCAGTGCTTTGCTACCGCCCGAAGATCTCTTTCAACCCAGCCTTCTATTCAGCCTGATGGCATCGACGACAGGGTCTACACCCTTTGCTCGATCTCATTCGGCTGACGCAGGCACGGTCTACAACGCACGTGCCTCCCCGAAGCTATGA